A stretch of DNA from Lysinibacillus sp. B2A1:
TCTTTTCCACCATATACCTTTTGTACGATGGTACGAACTTTTTCTTCGATGGATTCTGTTTCATCGTATAAAGGGGAGAAGTTGTTTTCTTCATCTAAAACAGCTAATACTTGTTCAGCTAAGGCAAGACCGCCTTTTCCGCCCTCTTCCCAGACATTTGTACGGGCAATGCGCACATGATTCATTTTACACCAATTTAGCACTGCCTCTAACTCGGCTTCTGTGTCTGTTATAAAACGATTTAATGCGATAATCGGCTCAACGCCAAATGCTCGAATTGTTTCGACATGTTTAGCTAAATTTTCGATTCCTTGTAATAATGCAGCAACGTTTTCTCCTACAAGCGCTGTTTTCGCAACACCACCATGCATTTTTAAAGCTCGGATCGTTGCTACAATAACAACGGCACTTGGTTTAAAGCCGGCTTTACGTGCTTTAATATTCATGAATTTCTCAGCACCTAAATCAGAGCCGAATCCAGCTTCTGTAATCACTATATCCGCTAACTTACGAGCAGTTTGTGTCGCCATAATCGAGTTACAGCCATGTGCAATATTAGCAAATGGTCCACCATGTATAATTGCAGGTGTGCCCTCAAGTGTTTGTACTAAGTTTGGTTTAAAGGCATCTTTTAATAATAGTGTTAAGGCACCCTCTACTTGCAGATCACGTACAAATACAGGCTCACGCTCAAATGTGTAGCCAATTACAATACTTGCTAAACGCTCACGTAAATCTTCTATGCTTGTCGCTAAACAAAAGACAGCCATAATTTCTGAAGCAACTGTAATGTCAAAGCCATCCTCACGCGGCATCCCTTGAACAGGACCACCTAGACCAACGACTACTTTTCGCAGTGTTCGATCATTTAAATCCATCACACGCTTCCAAATGATACGACGTGGATCAATGTTTAACACATTGCCTTGATGGATATGATTATCTATAAAGGCTGATAATGCATTGTTGGTAGTTGTAATCGCATGGAGATCACCAGTAAAATGTAAATTAATATCCTCCATCGGAACAACCTGTGCATATCCACCACCTGTTGCGCCACCCTTTACCCCCATTACTGGACCTAGGGACGGCTCACGCAAAGCCACAACTACATTCTTATTTAACTGATGAAGAGCATCCGCCAGTCCAACGGTTACAGTTGACTTTCCTTCCCCCGCTGGAGTAGGACTAATCGCTGTTACTAAAACTACCTTTGCATCCTCACCGTGTGCTGTAATTTTTAATGGATCAATTTTTGCCTTGTAGCGTCCATATTGCTCAAGGGCATCCTCTGG
This window harbors:
- a CDS encoding formate--tetrahydrofolate ligase, with translation MTTKNQPLTDLEIASQAVMKPITNIAKTAGIPEDALEQYGRYKAKIDPLKITAHGEDAKVVLVTAISPTPAGEGKSTVTVGLADALHQLNKNVVVALREPSLGPVMGVKGGATGGGYAQVVPMEDINLHFTGDLHAITTTNNALSAFIDNHIHQGNVLNIDPRRIIWKRVMDLNDRTLRKVVVGLGGPVQGMPREDGFDITVASEIMAVFCLATSIEDLRERLASIVIGYTFEREPVFVRDLQVEGALTLLLKDAFKPNLVQTLEGTPAIIHGGPFANIAHGCNSIMATQTARKLADIVITEAGFGSDLGAEKFMNIKARKAGFKPSAVVIVATIRALKMHGGVAKTALVGENVAALLQGIENLAKHVETIRAFGVEPIIALNRFITDTEAELEAVLNWCKMNHVRIARTNVWEEGGKGGLALAEQVLAVLDEENNFSPLYDETESIEEKVRTIVQKVYGGKDAQFTDQAKKQIAQIEKFGWDLLPICMAKTQYSLSDQPNLLGRPEGFTVTIREVIPKLGAGFLVCLTGDIMTMPGLPKAPAALRMDVDNEGHAIGLF